The Proteus sp. ZN5 genome includes the window GGCTTGTGGTGGTTATGTTCCTATGATCTCTGGTCGTGGATTAGGCCACACAGGTGGAACATTAGATAAGCTTGAAGCAATTCCGGGCTTTGATATTTTCCCTGATGATGAGAAATTCCGCGACATTATTCGCAATGTCGGTGTTGCCATTATCGGACAGACTAATTCATTAGCACCTGCTGACAAACGCTTTTATGCTACCCGTGATATTACTGCTACAGTTGATTCAATCCCGCTTATCACTGCCTCTATTTTAGGTAAAAAATTAGCTGAAGGCTTAGACGCATTAGTGATGGACGTTAAAGTGGGCTCAGGTGCCTTTATGCCGACTTATCAGAAATCTGAAGAGCTGGCTGAGTCAATTGTTCAAGTAGCAAATGGCGCAGGCTGTCAAACCACGGCACTGTTAACTGATATGAATGAAGTATTAGCTTCTAGCGCAGGTAATGCGGTTGAAGTTCGTGAAGCTGTTCAATTCTTAACAGGCGAATATCGTAATCCACGTCTATTTGAAGTCACTATGGCACTGTGTGTTGAAATGTTAGTATCAGGCCGTTTAGCGGATGATCGTCAACAAGCTCGTCAAAAACTGCAAGATGTGTTGGATAACGGTAAAGCGGCAGAAGTATTTGGTCGTATGGTTGCAGCACAGAAAGGCCCATCTGATTTTGTTGAAAACTACAATAAATACCTGCCAACTGCGGTATTAAGTAAACCTGTATTCGCTGAGAAAACAGGATTTATCACTGAAATGGATACGCGTGCATTAGGTATGTCAGTTGTGACTTTAGGTGGTGGTCGTCGTAAAGCGACTGATGCTATTGATTACAGTGTTGGCTTAAGCGACATCGTAGCGCTTGGTGCTGAAATCAATACAGATACACCTTTAGCGATGATCCATGCTAACAGTGAAAAATCATGGCAAGAAGCTGCGGCTGAAGTCCGTAAAGCGATGGTAATTGGTGACAGCAAACGCGAAGCTTCACCAATGGTGTACCGCCAAATCAGCGAATAAGAACTCAATTACGATTTATAAGTGACATATCCGTGGTCTACGGAGAATGACACAGGAGAGAGAATTATGAAACGTGTACATATCATGGTATTAGATTCCTTCGGTATCGGTGCTGCCGGTGATGCGGAGAAATTCGGTGACCAAGGTTCAGACACTTTAGGGCATATCGCACAAGCGTTTGCTGACGGTAAAGCTGATAGAAATGGCCGTAAAGGTCCTCTTCATTTACCTAATCTTTGCCGTTTAGGTTTAGGTAAAGCTGCGGAAGAATCAACAGGTAAATTCCCTATTGGTTTAGATAAAGACGCAGATATTATCGGAGCTTATGGCTACGCGAGTGAAATCTCTTCTGGTAAAGATACTCCGTCAGGCCACTGGGAAATCGCAGGTGTTCCTGTTCTATTTGATTGGGGATACTTCAAAGAACTGAAAAATTCATTCCCACAAGAGTTGCTAGAAAACATCGTAAAACGTGCAAAATTACCGGGTTACTTAGGTAACTGCCACGCATCTGGTACAGTGATTTTGGATGAACTGGGTGAAGAGCATATGAAAACCGGTAAGCCGATTTTCTATACCTCTGCTGACTCTGTAT containing:
- the deoA gene encoding thymidine phosphorylase → MFLAQEIIRKKRDGHPLTEEEIRFFINGVRDNTVSEGQIAALAMTIYFHDMTMPERVALTLAMRDSGTVLNWKSLNLNGPIVDKHSTGGVGDVTSLMLGPMVAACGGYVPMISGRGLGHTGGTLDKLEAIPGFDIFPDDEKFRDIIRNVGVAIIGQTNSLAPADKRFYATRDITATVDSIPLITASILGKKLAEGLDALVMDVKVGSGAFMPTYQKSEELAESIVQVANGAGCQTTALLTDMNEVLASSAGNAVEVREAVQFLTGEYRNPRLFEVTMALCVEMLVSGRLADDRQQARQKLQDVLDNGKAAEVFGRMVAAQKGPSDFVENYNKYLPTAVLSKPVFAEKTGFITEMDTRALGMSVVTLGGGRRKATDAIDYSVGLSDIVALGAEINTDTPLAMIHANSEKSWQEAAAEVRKAMVIGDSKREASPMVYRQISE